GTGCTGTGATTCTGGGAGCCCTTGCTTTACTGTACGTGTCAATATGTACAGTAGCTCAGTGGCCCTTTAGTTGGGATCTCTGCGACTCTAGTGTCAACTAAGCATCTGGAGATGGAAGACAATGGTTGGTGCATACATGAAAAACAAACCCCAGGGCTCAaggcccagggccagcattgtggcataatgggtgatgcaggcatcccatttgagcattagttcatgtcccagctctactgacaatccagctccctgctaatgtgcctgggaaaagcaggagaagatgacccaagtccttgggccccctacACCATGTGTGATacatagatgaagctcctggctcctggctccagcctggcccagtccctggctgttgtggccatctagggagtgaaccagcagcagacggaagatctttctctatatctccctctatctctgtaactgcctttcaaataaagaaactccCTCTGAAACCTCTGAGCTCTCAGGATTCTAGAAGGGTAGTTTTGcaaacctttattttatttttttaaagatttatttatttatttcaaaggcagagccacagagaggcaaaggtgcagagagagagagagagagagatcctccattcgctggttcactcccaagatggtagcaatggttggagctgagctgatccagagccaggagcttcttctgggtctcccatgtgggtgcaggggccatcttccactgctttcccaggctgtaagagagagctggatcggaagtggagcagccaggactcaaaccggcgcccatatgggatgctggcactgcaggtggcagctttatctgctatgccatagcactggccccttgcaAACCTTTAAAGAGGGGATTCTGATGTAAGTAAGGGTCCACGGATCATTTGGGGAGGTTTATGAAGCCCACACAAAATATTATGCATGTTTATCTCCATCAGATCATTTTAAAGTCCCTAATCCTAAAATCGTTTTGAGTTGGTGCTGTGCCCAGACATCTCTTtcagccagagctgcagcaaaCCTGGCAACTGAGTGCTGCAGCGACATGGGGGTCCGTCTGGCCACCTCTCACTGTGTCCTCTGTTTTCACTCTTGGTTTCAGCTCTGCAAAAATGCAACATCGACCCCACCTGCTTCTCGTTTCTCTCACCATAAtgtctgtgtgtggtgggagCAACGGTCTCACGGATCAGCTGAATAACAAGAACCTGACCATGCCCCTGCTGCCGATCGAGTTCCACAAGGAAAACACAGTCACCAATGACTGGATTCCAGAGGGGGAGGAGGACGACGACTACCTGGACCTGGAGAAGTTACTCAGTGAAGATGACGACTACATAGACATCATCGACGCTGTTTCCCCGACCGACTCGGAAGCCAGCGCCGGGAACATCCTGCAGCTCTTCCAAGGCAAGAGCAGGATCCAGCGTCTTAACATCCTCAATGCAAAGTTTGCTTTCAGCCTTTACCGAGCACTGAAGGACCAGGCCAACGCTTTTGATAACATCTTTATAGCGCCTGTGGGCATTTCTACTGCCATGGGGATGATCTCCTTGGGTCTGAAGGGGGAGACCCATGAACAGGTGCACTCCATTTTGCATTTTAGAGATTTTGTTAACGCCAGCAGCAAGTATGAGATCCTGACCATTCATAACCTCTTCCGGAAGCTGACGCATCGCCTCTTCAGGAGGAACTTTGGGTACACACTGCGGTCAGTCAATGACCTCTACGTCCAGAAGCAGTTTCCCATCCGGGAGGACTTCAAGGCTAAAGTAAGAGAGTATTACTTTGCTGAGGCCCAGGCGGCTGACTTCTCGGACCCTGCTTTTATATCAAAAGCCAACAACCACATCCTAAAGGTCACCAAGGGCCTCATTAAAGAAGCGTTGGAGAACGTAGACCCTGCTACTCAGATGATGATTCTGAACTGCATCTACTTCAAAGGTAAGAACAGCTTCACAGCTCGCCAAGCAGGCTCACAATGTACTCTTCCCAGTGAGTGGGGAGACACAATGCAGACAGCAGGTCAGCTGAGACACAGGGACGGGGGATACTGTTAAGGGATGAAGCATATTGAGTCCTAACTCTTTGCTTCAGTCACTGGATTTCCAGCACAACCTTGTGAAATCATCACTGGTACCAGTGTCCCCACTTTGACAGAGCCACCAAAGCGCAGAGGGAGAAAAGGGTGCTCCAAGGGCACCCTTGGTAGTAAGGAGCAAAGCCAAGGTTGAATCCAGACAGGTCACCTCTAGTGATTCAGTCAACCAGAATAATGCAAAAAACTTTTTAGCATTTGGCCAACCTCGatctgagttttgtttttttttccttccattttctttcccaATTATCAACACTCAGCAATACAGACAAAAAGCTGAAGAAACACGTCAAGGGCTCAGCTTGATGAGCTGACACTAACAGCTGCTGCTCCTTTTCAGGACACTGCTGCACTGATGGGCCAGGCGCCAGAGACTGTTCAGAGAGGGCTTTACCCCCCAACAAACAGgatctcctccccaccccaccccatctggAATTTTAGGGAAAAATGGGCATGGATCCAGACCTCATCTTTCAGATGCCCTACTGGGACGTGTTCAGAAAAAACTTCTACTTCACTCTCTAAGTCCCACACACACTCTCTTAGGAGCACACACAAGGATGCTTTGGCATCAGAACCAAGAGCAGTGACACATGGTCCATCTCCCCTTTGTCACCAAACACACCTTGCTGGAGCTGAACTGGTCCAAAACtagaaaccaggagctgcttcccagtctcccacgtgggtggcaggggcccaagcatctgagccatctttactgctctcccaggcgcattagcaggaagctggatcagaagtagagcagccgggacttgaacctgaaatTTGAACTGAACTTGAACTTGAGCTGGAAAGCACGGTGATTCCCAATGGGGCCCTGGCAAACACTGGAAACCTGGGGTGAAGGGAGGAAGCACTGCTGCTGGCTAGAGTGGAGACCAGTGGTGCTGCTCAGCACCTGACGGTGCCTAGGACAATCTCCCACCACAGAGAACTGTCTGCCCAAATGTCAGTAGTGCTGAGCACAACCACGGACAGGCAGGAGCTGTCTGCTGTGTAACCTCCTCCTAAGACACCTCCCATTTCTCATCCTGACTGCTCAACCCACCAGCGGGAAACCTTGGATAGGTCACTTCAGTTATTTGTGCCTGtctcttcatctataaaacaggGATAATAACGAAAAGCACACACCTCATAGGTTTGCTGGAGCGGAAAAGACACGATTCAAGGgtgtttcagaaagttcatggaaaaagtagAATGAAATGGTAAAGTTTTCTTTAGTccccaaatttttaaatatccttacatatttttcatgctatgcattttccatgacctttttgtgAAGCCCTAGTATAGGAGAGGCGCCTAGAGAAGAGGAGCCTGGCATGTCAAGTACTCAACTGCTGGTTACCCAGCATTACTAGTTTCAAACACCTCAGAGCGTCTTTGGACTCATCCCTGGATACACTGTGCCGCACCCAAACCTACGGTGAAGACCCTGTAGGCAGCACCACCTCATGCGCATATCGCGCCGGGGACTGCCGAAATCAGAGTGTGGGAAGGAAATCACCCCACAGAGCAGCTCCAAGACACTCACCTTACAGATGAAGCGGaagcccaggcagaagccacccAACTCATCAGGGTCAGGTTCAGAATCTCACTCAGAATCCACTTCAGTCTATTTAACCTCACTCGTTAGAAATGCgaattctcggccggcgccgcggctcagtaggctaatcctccgcctagcagtgccggcacaccaggttctaggcccggtcggggcgccggattctgtcccggttgcccctcttccaggccagctctctgctgtggcccgggaaggcagtagaggatggcccaagtgcttgggccctgcacccgcatgggagaccaggagaggcacctggctcctggcttcaggccagccgcggcagccattggagggtgaaccaatggcaaaggaagacctttctctctgtctctctctctctctccctgtccactctgcctgtaaaaaaaaaaaaaaaaaaaaagaaaagaaatgcaaattctcggATCAAACCAGATCTAGGGAATCAAAGATCCTGGGATGGGTGCTGCAAAGCCCTTCAAGGACTCTGGATGCAGCTCAAGGGTGAGGGCCACTGCTCTCGAACATTCTAATAACAGACCCATTCCTATTGGCATTACAGGAACCTGGGTGAATAAGTTCCCCGTGGAAATGACACACAACCACAACTTCCGGCTGAATGAAAGGGAGGTGGTCAAGGTTTCTATGATGCAGACCAAGGGTAACTTCCTCGCAGCAAATGACCAGGAGCTGGACTGTGATGTCCTCCAGCTGGAGTACGTAGGGGGCATCAGCATGCTAATTGTGGTCCCACATAAGCTGTCGGGGATGAAGACCTTGGAAGCACAGCTGACACCCCAGGTGGTGGAGAGATGGCAAAAAAGCATGACAAACAGGTACGTCAGGACACGAGCTAGTTCTCTCCATCTCCCAAAGGCTGGGGGTGTCCAGGAGTCCTGGGATTGTGGGCATCTTGAGAAAAGGGAGAAGTATGACTACCTACCCAAAACCTGCCACAAGGGCTGTCTGTTCATCATCTGTTGCTTGGTGATGCGATCAGGGTACCCGAGAAGCTGTCACCTGCTCTCCACGGGGCCATTTCAGAAGTTAAGGCAGGTGACTTAGAGTTAGCTCAGTAATAATCCCACCTCTGCTATGCACTTGCTGTGTGGCTCTGGGCCCCAGATTCATCAActctaaaatggggataattGCATTACTTTCCAGGGTCACTAGGAGAAATAGATAAAACAAGGGACTTGGAATATTCCTCCCAGCATCTGGAACCCAGGTGGTGTCCAACAAAGATTAACTGCCCCTTCCCTCATTAGGAAACTCCAAAGTCCTCTCAGCCCTCTGAGGATGCATCATTTACAATTTCCTCCTGTTATTTATTGTTCcagagtttgttgttgttgttgttgttgttttgacaggcagagtggacagtgagagagagaaacagagagaaaggtcttcctttgccgttggttcaccctccaatggctgccgtggcccaaagccaggagccaggtacttatcctggtctcccatgcaggtgcagggcccaagcacttgggccatcctccactgcactccgggccatagcagagagctggcctggaagaggggcaaccaggacagaattcggtgccccgaccgggcctagaacccggtgtgccggcgccgcaaggcggaggattagcctagtgagccgcagcgccagcctgctcCAGAGTTAAAACTGCAAGTCTGAAATctaggggtacttcaaaaagttcatggaagatgaaattcaaagataagtttattttggtgcaaaaaagttgaaacccatgtgtaattttttcataacatgcattttccatgaattttgtaaAGATCCCACATATTAGTTTGCTAAGGCTCCCATAACAGAGAACAACAGGCTGGACTGGGGCTTAGCAAGCACTGAGGATTTTAGCCCTGTCAGGTATACATACATATGACCAGAAAACTCAACTCTGATCAGTAAAATAAGTGTCTGAAGTTAGGGAACCAAACAAGAGGACCGTTTTATATACCTTCTCAAACATGCTGCTGACTTTAAAGACAGCAAATGAACCACACAGCATCAAGGAAATGGCCACACAACAGTAAACAAGCCCCAGTTTTAAGTTCCAAGGGTCCCTTGGTATCCATGATGGTTGGGCtggttccaggactccctgtgggATACCACAGTGCATGGATGCTCAAGGCCCTTAACACTAAAatatctctagattacttacagtATCTAAAACACTCGTTATGTAAATAGTTTCTACACtgtattttttggggggtggggggaataaTGACAAGTACAGATGTAATTTTTTCCTGTGACTATATCTGAGCTCCAACTTGTTGAATCTGAGGATGCAGATCTGTAGGCCTGGAGGGCTGCTGGTAACTACAATTACAGTGTGGGGCTGGAAGGCTGGCTGTGACTGGAATTCTGGTGGGATGGGGATGCAGATCCAGTGAGTGTGGAAGGCTAGTCTTTCCAAAACGCTCACTTCACAGGACCAGCATATACATACTtagacatactttttttttttttttggacaggtagagttataggcagaaaaagagagagagagagagagaaagagagagagagagagagagagagagagagagagagagagagaaaggtcttccttcctttggttcactccccaaatggccactatggccagggctgtgctgatctgaagccaggagccatgtgcttcttcctggtctcccatgcaggcacaggggcccaagcacttgggtcatcctccactgccctcctgggccacagcagagagctggactggaagagaagcaaccaggaccagaatccggcacctatatgggatgccggtgctgcaaagtggaggttaaccaagtgagccacggcgccggtctcTAGCATATACAcacttttcaaagtttatttacttttatttgaaaagtacagcaacagagagaaagaggaagagaccttccatctgctggctcactcttcacacacagctggggctgggccaggccaaagccaggaggcagaactcaatctgtgtcttccatacgggaggcagggagccaagtacttgagcctgaTGCCTCTGAAGTGTGTtaactagattagaagtggaggtgggggctggcactgtggtacagcgggttaagctactgtctgcagtgctggtatcccatatgggcaccagtttaagtctcggctgctctgcctccaaacaagttccctgctaatgcacctgagaaagcagcagcagatggcccaagtccttgagcccctgcacccacatgggagacctggaagaagctcctggctttgacctggcccagtcctggctgttgggcccatttagggagtgaaccagcacatgggagtgctctctttctttctaaatctttcaaaaataataatagtaataaatcttaaaaaaaaaaaaaaaagaactggaggtgggactcgatcccaggtactctgatatagcaTGCAGTGTCTTAATCTGCTGTAGCACAACACCTGTCCTTAGcatataaattttaacaaatgttGTGTCATCTCTGTGGTAAGAGCAACCTGGGGAGTAGGCTGTGGACATTTAAAGGGAAAGCATAATTCTCTTGTAACTTGTAGTTCAATCAAACGAGGCCCTTCTGCTCTGTCTAGAACCCGAGAGGTGCTCCTTCCTAAATTCAAGCTGGAGAAGAACTACAACCTGGTGGAGGCCCTGAAGTCAATGGGGGTCACGGAGCTGTTTGACAGAAACGGCAACATGTCAGGAATTTCAGACCAAGGGATCACCATGGACCTGGTAACCACTCCCTTCTCTCCTGTCCCCGGGGCCACTCTCGGGATGCCCCCACTTCCACTGTGCTCCAGCTAGCACCAGCTGTCTGACTCTCCATGTTGGGGGGTCCTGGGGTGGCTCTCCTGGCTTGGCTGTGACACGTAGAGCACTCAGTTCTGCAGCTGCCATggggggtgcggggtgggggatCAGGGTGGGGGCACTGCAGTTGCCAGGCACTCAGCCGGCAGTGCTGCCACAGGGAACAGCCTTAGAGTGAGCTCCACTCCTGACACCAGAAGGGGAGGCGTGTGCTTCAGTCTGTGAAATAGCTACCAGTCTCAACGGTGCAACAGATCCAGGCTCTTGCACTCCTCTCGGttgctgcagggggcgggggcaggcaggggcacctGTGTTGGTGCCCCAAGCCTCACAGActgtgggcagggccaggagagaATGTGGTTCTAGACTTTAAAGGGATTTGCTACATGGCACAGCCTCTAAGCACAATTACTGCACTCGATATGTAATGACGGATGTTATCAGGCTAACTGTGACCGGCTGTGATCTTCACGGCTCACGTGGTCTTCAGACCCCTTCCTGAATGAGATGGGACACTAGATTCTCTGCCCTTCTTGTGTCAACCTATGGAACCTGACATGTTCCCTTCCAATTCGAACAGTTCAAGCACCAAGGCACCATCACGGTGAACGAAGAGGGCACCCAAGCTGCAGCTGTGACCACGGTGGGGTTCATGCCACTGTCCACCCAAGTCCGCTTCACAGTGGATCGCCCCTTTCTGTTCCTGGTCTACGAGCACCGCACCAGCTGCCTGCTCTTCATGGGGAGAGTGGCCAACCCTGTCAGGTCTTAGGGTGGAGCTCTGGGCATCTGATGTGTTTTGGGGATGTGCTGTGGTTCTGTTTCTATTCCAACAACGAGGACACAGATTTTTGGCACCATGACTTCCGTGGTCTATGCCTCCAATCTGAACCCAAGGCCAAACAAGAGGAGAAATTTGCTAAGGACTGAGAAGCAGGTGGGAATCAATCCTACAGAGTAAATCACGCCGAGAATCCACAGAAGACAGGTCACTGCAGCATGCAGCTGCTCCCCCAAGGGTCTCACCAAGAGCCAGACCACCTTCCTGCCCCCTTCCTCCAAGCACACCTGCACAGTACGCCCTGGGCACCTCCTTCCCAGGCAGCCTGCAGGGTATATCTACTTCCGTCACTCAAAGCCTTTCTCAACTAGGGCCCCTTTCTGAGCACAGAAATGAGGAGTGTGACAAAGTGTTCACCATCTGTGATGTTCCCAAGGGAGAAGCAACCTTGAGACAGACAGGCGTGGAGTGCCCTGGGCTAACGGTACGGTTTAATTCTCTCAAGGCCCAACTTTCCAAATCCACGTGAAGTCATCTGTCCCTCCTGCTGGTGCCTCGCTGAGACCCAGAGGACAGTGCAGCATGTGGCCATGTCTTCCACCCTAAAGATAAATGTAGCCACTTTTCATGTGACTTTGGCacaaattctgtcttttgaaacTCAAAGAACAAGGGCCACACCCCAAAGAGCTGACGTCCTGAGAGTGACGAACACAGAAAGTGACTCGAGGGCCACATGTGATGGTGCACTACCCAGGGCATGTTCTCAGGACCAGCCCAAGTGTTACACAAACCCAAGGTTCCCAGAGTCTACGTGGGGCAAGTGCTTTGGTTTTCATCCCTGGGATACGATCCTGTAGGTCTGGTTGGTGAAACAGGCGGCACATGAAGAACATGTTTCTGCATCCTTCACAC
The sequence above is drawn from the Oryctolagus cuniculus chromosome 21, mOryCun1.1, whole genome shotgun sequence genome and encodes:
- the SERPIND1 gene encoding heparin cofactor 2 precursor (The RefSeq protein has 5 substitutions compared to this genomic sequence) → MQHRPHLLLISLTIMSVCGGSNGLTDQLNNKNLTMPLLPIEFHKENTVTNDWIPEGEEDDDYLDLEKLLSEDDDYIDIIDAVSPTDSEASAGNILQLFQGKSRIQRLNILNAKFAFSLYRALKDQANAFDNIFIAPVGISTAMGMISLGLKGETHEQVHSVLHFRDFVNASSKYEILTIHNLFRKLTHRLFRRNFGYTLRSVNDLYVQKQFPIREDFKAKVREYYFAEAQAADFSDPAFISKANNHILKVTKGLIKEALENVDPATQMMILNCIYFKGTWVNKFPVEMTHNHNFRLNEREVVKVSMMQTKGNFLAANDQELACDVLQLEYVGGISMLIVVPHKLSGMKTLEAQLTPQVVERWQKSMTNRTREVLLPKFKLEKNYNLVEALKSMGVTELFDKNGNMSGISDQGITMDLFKHQGTITVNEEGTQAAAVTTVGFMPLSTQVRFTVDRPFLFLVYEHRTSCLLFMGKVANPVRS